In Mycoplasma mobile 163K, the genomic stretch CTCAAATGATAATTGTTATGTAATTAAAAATTAATGAAATTACTCCAGAAGGTTTTAAAGGAGCTAAATCAGAAAGAGAAATTTTATCATCAGTTTCTGAAATATGTGTTTGAAATTCTGCATAATTATCAATGATTTTTTCTGAATAAAAGCCTACTTTTTCATACTTACTAGCAACTTCTTTTGAAATTAAATCAAAAGATAAATTTTTAGCAAGTGAATCATTTTTTTCACTTTTGATGTAACTACTAATTTCATTGAACAATACTTGATATTGCGCTAAATATAAATATGCTTGTTCTAAATCATTTTGATTTTTGCCTGTTATTTTAAATACTTCATTTGAAATGATTTTTGATAAGTATTGAATTTTATTTCAAAATAAATTTCTAATCTTATCGATTTTTTTGTCAATTATTGTTTGACTTATTTTTGCATATTTTTCTAAATCAAAAAATAATGATTTAAGCTCTTTTGCAAATTCATCTGAATATTTATTTGCTAAATAAATAGCAAAATTCTCCAAATCTTTACTTACTAATTGCAATGATTTTCTCAATCCTCTAAATTGAATTGGGTATAGAGAAACAATTGAAGCTATTTTTATAGCACTTAAAAAATTAATAATTCTAGGATTACTTTTAGTTTTTTTGTTTTTAAAAATTTCTTGTGTAAAAATAGTTAAAAAATTTCTCGTATCAGATTTATTTAAAAGTTTTTTTATTTCACTCATCATTTTAAAATTTAACTTTTCTTTTTGTTTAAAAATAGTTAATTCTGACTTTATGTTTTTTATTACATTATCACTTAAATCTAATCTAAAGGATTTAACTTTTGAAGTTTTAAAAGGATTTAACTTTGAAAACATTTTATTTAATTCAAGATTTTGCATCTTGATTACATTTGCTTGTTTTAACATTATGCTCCTTTTTCTTTAAATGATTTACTACGTATAAATACAATAGATGAAATCACTACAATAAATACTGATACTAATAGAGTAAATGCTGATGCTAAAGCAATTCTATTAGGGGCTGTTGTTGTTAATTTAAAAATTAATGAAATAATAATATCTGTTGCGCCAGGACTCCCAGCAAGTGATTGCCCAACTGCTGGTCCTCCACCATTAAATAGGAAAATTACTCCAAAGTTATTAAAGTTAAAAACAATTTGACCTATTAATAATGGTAATATTTGAACAAGAATTATAGGTGCAGTAATTTTAACAAATTGTTTTCATTTTGAAGCTCCATCAATAGATGCTGCTTCATAAAAATCATTAGAAATACTTTTCTTTACTCCTGAAATTAATAGGAATATATAAGAATGTCCTAATCATATTTGAATTAAAATAACAGTTAATCTTGCCCAAAATTATGAACCTTGGAAATCTATTGTTGTTCCAAAAATTTGATTATATATACCTGAAGTTCCATTCCCAAAAGCAATTGAGAAAAATAGAATTGTGGCAAATGCTGGAATAGCTCATGGCAATACATAAATTGTAGATCAAATAATTTTACCTTTAATTCTTTTATTATCAACAATAATTGCTAATAGTGTTCCGATAAATATAACACCTAAAGAAACTGAAACAGTTCAAATTATAGTTCAACTTGTAACAAAGGCAATACTTGGACCAAAATCACCTGTAAATATTCTATCAAAATTACTAAAACCAACTCAGTTTAATGGATTGGTAATACCAGGTATTCCAATTCGAATTCCATAATCTGTAAAGGCAAGTAATATTGTTGCCATTAAAGGTAGAATAACAATTAGTGCTATTAAAACAAAAGCAGGTGTTAAGATAATTAAAGGAGAACCATTATTCGCTAAATAATTTCTTAAGTGTCTACTATTTTTTGATCTTATTCCTTGAGATAACCATTTACCAGTGATATAAGCATCTCTCATAGTTGTTAAAATAATTACTAAACTTACAGATAAAGTCATAATAGCAATTATTCCTTCAATTAATCTGAATCGAGCATCTAAAAATATATCACCTAGTATTATTCCTCCTACATTAGGAGAAAGAATCCCTAAACCAAAAACACCATCACCTTCTGAAGATCCTATTCAACCAAATGTTAAAGGTATTAGAAAAGCTCACATAAAAACAGAAATTGCTAAAATAATTGCACCTTTTACATATTGTCTATTTAAAAGTTGTCCTAGACCTGGAAGTAAAAATGAAAAGAGCATAGCTATTCATTTTTGATATTTTGGCATTTTAGTAGGAATATTTTTCTGAGCATCATCAATTGTTGAGTTCATTATTTTGTATTCTTTTTCAATTTGTCTTTTTTTATCAATATATAAAAATTTCAATTTTTCACTTGCTATTAAATATTGATTAATTAAGCATGCTGAATTTCTTTCGAATTTCAATTGCTTTTTAGCAGATATAATAGAATTCTTTTTAGATGATTTAGAAAATTTACCCATTGAATAATCTTTTTTAATTCTCATAATTTCTTTTATGTAATTATTTTTTGCAATTATTTTTTGTTTTTGAATTTGCAAAACAATTTCAGGAGATTTTTTAGGAGTATTTGCTAATTCTTTTTTTGCATATTCAATTTGACTTTTATAATTTTCTAAAATTGACAAAACTTTAATTTCATGTTCTAGTTTCACTGAATATTCTAAAATCTTCAATTTTGAATTAAAACTATTATCAGACATTTTTTGATAAACACTTAATTTTGCTTTGATATATTCAATTTTTGCTTTTTGTTCTTTAAAAGGTTCATTTTTAAATTTTTTTAAAAAGCTTCTTCTTGAAGAAATTTTTCTCAATTTTTTTACTTTGTTTTGAGAAATTTTTTCTTCAATTATTGGTTCAAAAAAAGCATTTAAATAAATTTTTTTCTTTAATAAGTTTTTTTGTGAAATTCTAGCTTCAGAAATTAAACAGTGTTTTTCTTTTCACAATTCAGCATATGTTTTTCTTTTAAGTCAAAAATTCTTAATTCTATATTTTACTAGTTTAGATAGAAAAATATTCCTTTCCAATTTTAGTTTCTTTTTTTGATAATTCAATTTACTTTTTAGTGTTGTTTTATTTTTTTGAATTTGACTTTTTAAATCATTTTCAAGAGAATAAATTTTTTTATCAATATCTACTTTGCTTTCGTATTTATTCAATTCTTCTCTTTTTTGTTTGTAGATTTGTTCTAAATCATCAAGAGTTTGACTTAATTTCAATTTGTCATCTATTGAAAAATAGGCTAAACTTTTTTCTTGCTCTAATTTTTCATTTAAAACTTTAATTGAGTTTTTAATAAAAATAGATTTTTTTGAATCAAGCAAAATTTGCTTTTCTTTTAAGAAATTTCTTTTCAAAACATCAAATTCTATTTTACTGTTTTCTTTTAGTTTTATTAAAGCAAGTTTGGATTTAGTGTAACTAGATTTAATAGAATAGTAATCTTTTTTAACTAATTCTTTATTAGTTTTTTTAAAGATATCTTTTTTAATTTTATTACCATTTAAAGAACTTTTAATATCAGCTTTAAGAGCAATTGCTTCATATTCATTTTTATCAGCATATTTTAAATTTAAATTTTTAATGAATTCCATTTTATTTAACCTCCCATATTTTTTCTACTTCCATACTTCATTTATCACAATTAGGGCAAAATAGATTTTCATTCATTTTTTGTACTATTAAAGCCTGCGCATTTTCATATTCTCTTTTATATAATTTTCCATCAATTTTTAAAAATAACATGGGCAAATATTTGGTACTTTTTTCCACATAAAAAGTATTAATGTAAAAAGAAGCAGATTCTAAAATATTATTTTTTAATAATTCAATTTCACCTTCAAATAAGTTATCGATTAATAATTTTTTTTGCTCATTACTTAATTTTTTAAAAAAATCTTTTTCTTTAACAAGAAGATTTAAAACATCTTCGACTTTTTGAGTTTGATTAAGCTTACCGTGTATAAATTCAATTTTTGTTTCACATTTAAAACACTTAGCATCTATTCTAAATGCCATTACTACCATCTTTCTTTATTTTTTAAATAAAAATTATTTTGGTGAAGTAAGACAAATAAATAAAATAAAGCAATAATAGCACCAATTGAAATTAATGTTGCAAAAATGCTATATCATAATTCGTTTGTTAATAATCAAGAACTTAAAATATTTCCAATTCATAAGAAGGTTCAAAATATTACAAATACATAACCTACTTTTATCTTGCTATATCCAAAATAAGAATATATTCCGAAAAAAATTATAACTATTGAATTGACAAAAATTTTGACTATACTTTCTAGTTTGAAGCGATCAAATGCTTCAGTCATGCTTAAATTCTCTAATTTTTTTTGTATTATAAAACTATTTAATTGATCAGTAGATAGTAAAGAAACAAGACCTGAAATTACAATTAAAATCACTGAAATTAAAGAGATACTAAGAAAAGAATAAAACAAAATGTTATTTAAGTTAACTTTGCTTTGTGATTGTGTAAAAAAATTCATTTTATTATTGTTGTTCTACTATTCATTATTTGATCTATTAATATTTTGTTTAAAAACATTATAAAAAGCATCAGCTGTACTAAATGTTGCAGCAGAAAGTCCAAGTTCATCTCAAAATTGTCAATATCTTCCAAATTTAGCAATAGTTGGTAAAGGAACATTATTTTTACTTTGATCTGATACTGATGATATAACACTTGTATAAAGTGCTGAAAGAGAATCAGCAAAACCTGTTGTAGATACTCAATCAGATAAATTAAGTTTGGAACCATTTGGATTAGTTGGATCAGTTAATTGAATAGAATTAATTATATCGGCTGATAAGTTAACATTAGCTCCTTCAGTTGCGGAAATTCTACCTGTATTTAGAAATCAATCAGTTGCTAAATCTTTAGAAGTAATGGCAGCTAAAATTCTTTTTGATAAGTCCAATTTTTTTTGTATTGCAGCAGTATTAGTTGCTCCTAATTTAGCTAAACCAGCTCTATTAAGACTATAACTTCATCCGCTTAGAAAATGAGATGCATTTTTATTAGCAACTTTTGGCAAAATTGCAGTTTTTATATTTTGCAACATTGTTACCGCAGCTGCTTTATTAGTTTGATTAGCAAGTAAAATTCTTCCTACTAAATCATTTATCATCCAAGGCCCTTCAATTGTAGAAGCTACATCACCTGAAGCTAATCCTTGTCTAATGATTGTATTTCTATCTGAACCTTGAGCTTTATTTGCAAAATTTTGGTAACTAGTATTTGTTGATTTTCTTAAATTATTATTATATTCTCATAATTTAGTAACAGTTGATTTAATTTGTGTAGCAATATTAGTTTGATCTAAAAAAGGTGCTGTTACAGTCGTTCCTTCTTGTTTAATAAATGCTGATGAACCATCAACATACTCTGCAGGACTTAATGTTGCTCCTGCGTCTTTAAATGTAGATAGTAAAACAGATGATGCATGTCACATATCTGAATATTGTGTTAAAAAGTTTTTTTGATCATTTATATTAGTCGCAATTGCATCTTCATAATTTAATCAACCTGTTTCATTTCCGATTAAATTTTTATTAAATATCTGAATTACTGATTCAACATTTAGTGTATATGAATAATTTTTTCCATTAACTACACCAAAATTTGTTGTAAATGTAGGAATAGTTCCTAAATCTTGTACTATATTTGACTCAACTAATTGTGAATATCTATCTGCAGGAGCTACAAAAAGATCTGCAGCATCTGTTGGTCTAAGAATTACTGTTTCTAATAAATATTGAAGTGAACCTTCATTGGGAATCGGAACTAAATCGACAAGCGCTCTATCTTCAGCACTTAAACTATTAAGTCCTTTTAAAATAACTGGTCTTCATGGTTCTTCAAAAGAAAGTTTTACTCTTTCATTTGCTTGAGAGGTTCCGGTTGTTGTGCCACAAGCTACTACAGCTAATGGAGTTATTAATGAAATCGCTCCTGCTGTTCCAAAAATAATTTTATTCCTCTTTTTCATTATGTTATTTTCTCCTTGATTATTGATATATAAAATACTAATATATCATATATATATTATACCCCTACTGAATAATCATTAGTGAAAAACTTCAAAAAATAATTGCAAAATGAACTATTTTTTTGCACAAAATAAAGTTTTTGTGCAAAAAAGTTATTAAATATTTAAAATTAGTCAAAAAAATGCAAATATTGCATTTATTTTATTATTTTAAAAGTTTGATTCTCAAATTTATTATATTTTTCTGAAAGCATAACTTTTTTATTATTTACAAAAACTTCAATATCTTTGCCTTTAATTGTGATCTCAAATTTTTCTTCGAATAGTTTTAATGCAATTAAAGTTTTTTTATTCGAACTGTGTATTCTAAACTTTTTCAATTCTCATTTAGTATTGGATTAAAATGAGCAATATCATTATAGTAATGAAATCCACCATATCCAAAAACAAATAATTGTCAAATAGCTGCTAGTGAACCTGCATGATAACCTGCATCTGAAGAGTGAAAATTAGTACCTAAATCAATTTGAAGAGCATATTCAAATAATTTATTAGCTATTTCAAGTTCTCTTAATTCAATACCTTTAAGTGCATAAGTAACTGCACTTAAAGAAGAATCATGTGTTGTCTTATCCAAATAGTATTTAAAGTTTTTTCTAATAACATCATCTGTAAAAAGTTCTTTGAAGATGTAAGTTGTTAAAACAACATCAGCTTGTTTTACAAGTTGTCCACTTAATCTCTTAATACCTTCCATTGTATTAAATAACTTTTTACCAGCATCTCCTAAAAGTTGAAATTCACTTAAATCAAATTCAGGAAGTTTTAAAAATGTATCATTTCTGAATAATACTTTTATTATTTGGTTGTTGAATTTTAATTTTTGAAGCTACTTTTTTGATTAAAGATTTACTTACTTTATAAGGAATTCTTTTTAAAACATTTTCTAAAATATTTTTACCTTCAATTGTTTTTTCTAATTTATCAAAATATTTTAAAGCCAGTTCTAAATTTCTTTTTGCAATTTGATTTGTATTGTTCTACTATTCATTATTTGATTTTTTAATATTTTCTTTAAAGACATTGTAGAATTGATCAGCTGTACTAAATGTCGCAGCAGAAAGTCCATTTTTATCTCAAGAATCTCAATATCTTCCAAATTTAGAAATAGTTGGTAAAGGAACATTATTTTTACTTTGATTTATTACTGATGATGTGACACTTGTATAAAGTGCTGAAAGAGCTTCAGCAAAACCTGCTGTAGATGTTCATTGATCTAAATTAAGTTTAGACCCATCTATTTTAGTTGGATCAGTTAATTGAATAGAATTAATTATATCGGATGATAAGTTAACATTAGCTCCTTCAGTTGCGGAAATTTTACCTGCATTTAAGAATCAATCATTTGCTAAATCTTTAGAAGTAATTGCAGCTAAAATTCTTTTTTCTAAATCCAATTTTTTTTGTATTGCAGTAGCATTATTTGCTCCTAATTTAGTTAAACCAGCTCTATTGACACTATAACCTCATCCACTTAAAAAATGAAATGCATCTTTAGTAGCTACTTTTGGTAAAATTGCAGTTTTTATATTTTGCAACATTGTTACTGCAGCTGCTTTATTATTTTCATTAGCAAGTAAAATTCTTGCTACTAAATCATTTACAATTCAAGGTCCATCAACTGTAGAAGATATAGTGCCTGAAGCTAAACCTTGTCTAATAATTGTGTCTCTGCTTGAACCTTGGGCATTATTTGCAAAATTTTGGTAACTAGTATTTGTTGATTTTCTTAAATTATTATTATATTCTCATAATTTAGTAACAGTTGATTTAATTTGTGTAGCAATATTAGTTTGATCTAAAAAAGGTGCTGTTACAGTCGTTCCTTCTTGTTTAATAAATGCTGATGAACCATCAACATACTCTGCAGGACTTAATGTTGCTCCTGCGTCTTTAAATGTAGATAGTAAAACAGATGATGCATGTCACATATTTGAATATTGTGTTAAAAAGTTTTTTTGATCAGTTATATTAGTTGCAATTGCATCTTCATAATTTAATCAACCTGTTTCATTTCCGATTAAATTTTTATTAAAAATCTGAATTACTGATTCTACATTTAGTGTATAGGAATAATTTTTTCCATTAACTACACTAAAATTTGTTGTAAATGTAGGAATAGCTCCTAAATCTTGTACTACATTTCCTTCAATCAATTGTGAATATCTATCTGCAGGCACTACAAAAAGATCTGCTGCTTCTGTTGGTTTATTTGTAATAGTATCTAAATATTGAATTGAACTACCATCAGCAATTTCAACAAAATCTATAAATGATTGGTCTTCAGCACTTAAAGTCTTAAGTGCTTTTTCGATAATTGGTTTTCATGATTTTTCAAAAGAAAGTTTTACTCTTTCATTTTGTTCAGATGTTGTTCCACAAGCTACTACAGCTAAAGGTGCTAGCAATGAAACCATTCCTACTGTTCCAAAAATAATTTTGTTTCTTTTTTTCATTTTATAATTTTCTCCTTATAAGATATTAATTCTCATATATATAATTATACTTCTTACATTGTAAGAAACTTCAAAAATAATTGCAAAATGAACTATTTTTTTGCATAAAATAAAGTTTTAGCGCGAAATAGTTATTAAATATTTAAAATTAGTCAAAAAAAATGCAAATATTGCATTTATTTTATTATTTTAAAAGTTTGATTTTCTAATTTATTATATTTTTCTGAAAGCATAACTTTTTTATTATTAACAAAAACTTCAATATCTTTACCTTTAATTGTGATCTCAAATTTTTCTTCGAATAGTTTTAATGTAATTAAAGTTTTATTTATTCGAACTGTGTATTCTAAACTTTTTCAATTCTCATTTAGTATTGGATTAAAATGAGCAATATCATTATAGTAATGAAATCCACCATATCCAAAAACAAATAATTGTCAAATAGCTGCTAGTGAACCTGCATGATAACCTGCATCTGAAGAGTGAAAATTAGTACCTAAATCAATTTGAAGAGCATATTCAAATAATTTATTAGCTATTTCAAGTTCTCTTAATTCAATACCTTGAAGTGCATAAGTAACTGCACTTAAAGAAGAATCATGTGTTGTCTTATCCAAATAGTATTTAAAGTTTTTTCTAATAACATCATCTGTAAAAAGTTCTTTGAAGATGTAAGTTGTTAAAACAACATCAGCTTGTTTTACAAGTTGTCCACTTAATCTCTTAATACCTTCCATTGTATTAAATAACTTTTTACCAGCATCTCCTAAAAGTTGAAATTCACTTAAATCAAATTCAGGAAGTTTTAAAAATGTATCATTTTCTGCAATAATACCTTTATTATTTGGTTGTTGAATTTTAATTTTTGAAGCTACTTTTTTGATTAAAGATTTACTTACTTTATAAGGGATTTTTTTTAAAACATTTTCTAGGATATTTTTACCTTCAATTGTTTTTTCTAATTTATCAAAATATTTTAAAGCCAGTTCTAAATTTCTTTTTGCAATTTGATTTGTAAAGGCATTATTATTGATATTCCCCTTGTATTCATTAGGACCCATAACATCATTTATTTCATAATGATAATCTTTTGATTTTAATGATTGAATTTTTTCTACTCTTGAAGTTCAAAAAACAGCAGTATCAAAAATTATTTCATATCCGTATTTGTTCATGAATTCTTCATCCTTAGTGACAACATAATATTGATCTACAGCAAAAGCAACATCACCAGGAACATGAATTTCATATTCTCTAGAAGCAATTGGTACTTGAACTCCGGTTTTAACATCAGGCTGCCCTCAATATGGACACACTTCTCCATAATTTGGTCTTGCCATTTCCCAAGGATATTGTGCTCCTTTTAGTTTTTTCTCTTTTGCTTTATTTCTTGCGCCTTCAATTCCATGATATCTATAAAGCAAAAGATCTCTTGCTACTTCAGGTTTTATAAATAAGTAAATTGGAAAAACAAAAAATTCTGTATCTCAAAATGTATGACCTTGATATCCTTCGCCGCTTAATCCTTTTGCTCCTACATTTAAAAATGAATTATCTTTAGGTACAAAATTATTTATGTGAAATAGAGCAAATTTAAGAGCTAAATTATGAAATTCTCCTTGTTCTGTTTTAGCACTAATTTTTACATTGAAATCATTGTAAATTTTTTCAAATGTTTTAATATTTTCACTAAACAATTCATCATAAGAACTTTTGGATAAAATTTTATAAGTATTATTAGCTTGTGTAACAACTTCTTCGAATTTCATTTCTTTTTCAAAATCAGCAGTAGTGTTAACGGCCATTAATTTTTCCATAATAAAAGGTTTTTTAGTAGAAAGAATTGTATTGATTTTAAAACCTACTTGTCTTCTTGCCATGGTAATAACCATGTCATCACTTACTCCATTTTCAAAAAATGATTTTGCTTCTAAAGTTTTAGTATCAAAATCTTTATATGCTTTAACAACCATAGTATGAATAACATTTATTTTTGATCAATTAGTTTTTTCTATATATTGAATTGTTTTATTATCTAAAAGTTTTTTAATTCCTTCTTCTAAATGTTGATTACCTGAATTAGTTGTTTGACCATTAATAACGGGGCTAATCACAATTTTAGAATCAGTTCCTTCTAATTGTTTTAGTATAATTTTTTGAGCATAAATATTTTTTTTAATATTACTTACAAATGATTCTGTGCTTAGCTCAAATTTCTTATTTTCTCTATTAAAAGTTATTATCCTTTTTACTTTTCCATCACTTAAAGATAAATATTTTTGGTATTTATCATTTTCATTGATAACAAAAATATTTCCATCGATTTTAATTTGCATTTGCATTAAATTTGCAAGATTAGCCATTTCTGGAACAGAAGCATCATCACTTTTGTTAAAAATTCCATTCACAAAGAATCCTTCTTTATTAAAAGAAGAAAATTCTAGATCAACTGCTCTAATTCCTAAATAACCATTTCCTTGAGCAAAAATTGATTCAGTTTTTGCAGTATCTTGATTACTATAACCTTCCTGAATTATCTTCATATTTTTGTAGTCATATAAAATTTTATTTTTCATTTTTATTTTCCTTTTAAATTCATTATTTCTTTAAAATTAATATCTTTTGTTTCTTGATAAATAAGATCAGCAATTTTTCAATTTTCTTTTACTCCATAAGTAAAGGCAACAACATACATTTTTGCCGAAACTAATCCTTGAACACCAGCAATTGCATCTTCAAAACCTACACACTCATTTGGTTTTAGCTCAAAATGATTCATTACATCTAAATAAATATCAGGTGCAGGTTTTCCATTTTTAATAGTTGCCGGATTAGAAATATAATCAAATAAATCATATATTTCTAATGTCTTTAAAATTATAGGAGCATTATGTGAAGAAGAAGCAATACCTAGTTTTAATTTATGTTTTTTTGCTTCTAATAATAACTCTTTTATTTTAGGTAAAATATCTTCTTTAGTTAATTTTGTTTTTAAATATTCTTTATACAAGTTGTTTTTTATTTCACATAACTCATTAATTTTTACTTCTGTTAATTTTTTATCTAAATTATGCAATTTTAAAATTTGTAATAAAGTATCTTTTCTACTTAATCCTTTTAGTGAATCATTTTCTTCTTTAGAATAATTAATACCTAAGTGTTTTTTTACAATTTTTTTTCAAGCTTCAAAATGCAAAATTGAAGTTTCTGTAATGACACCGTCTAAATCAAATATAAATGCCTTAATCATTTTTTTTCTCATTTGTATAAAACATAATTGATTCATATGCTCTTAAATAGTCAATTTTAAAAGGCTGTTCACTGTATGAACTTAAAATTATTTCTGCATTTTTTGGAAATACAATAGAATGCGAATGACTTGATAAATTAATATAAGAAATGATTTTTTCACCATTAAATTCTCTAGTTATACTAGATACTTCAAAATTATTGAATGTTTGCACTTTTGAAGTTCCAAATAGTAAAATATTTTTAAACTTAGAATCTTTTCTTAATTGAATTAATTTTCTATAAAAATTAAGAATAGAATTAGGGTTTTTTATTTGCTTTTCAACACTAGTGTTTTTAGAGTTTTGATTTAATTTAATTCATGTATTTTTTGCTTTACTAAAACCAAAATTTACTTGTTTTTCATCTCATAACATTGGAGTTCTAGTATTATCTCTACTATTAATATTATGAGCTCTTAACATTTCGTTTTCTGTGTAATATTTTTTTTCATCTACTCAAAATGAAAACGAATTAATTGCATCGACATCTCTTAATTCTTCTTTTGAATCAAAAAATGTATTTAACATTCCGATTTCTTCTCCATAATAAATACACATAAGACCTTTTAAGGTAAATTGGAAAAGTGCTAAGGTTTTTGCACTTTCTTCTCAGAAAATATTTTCATTTCCTCATCTACTTAATGCTCTTGAAGTATCATGATTAGATCAAAAAACTGTAAAAGCATTATCTAATATTTTGTTGCTTTCTTGGTATTCAATAAATTGTTTTGAATAAAAATCTTTAAAACTTCAGTCAGGATTATATCCATTTCTTCCACTTATTTGATTTCAACCAATTCATCATCATGAAAAATTGAAGAAATTATCTACAATTTTATTTTTACCTTCAGTTCAGTTTGGAATTAATTCTGGTTGAATTCCACTACTTTCACCTATTAAAAAAATATCTTCTTTATCAATTTTTGATTTTAAATCTTGAAGTAGAGAAGTCATTTTTTTTCCAAATGAAAAAAATGAAGTATCTTTTTCAGAAAAATCTTTATGAATATGTTGAATTGCATCTAGTCTAAACCCTTTTACCCCTAGAGTATATCAATAATTTATTACATCAGCCATAGCATCGATGGTCGCAGGATTTTCTCAATTTAAATCAGCTTGAGAAATTGAAAACAAGTGAAAATAATATTTTTTAATACTTGGAACATATTCTCATGCGCTTGATCCAAAAATAGATTTTTCATCTGTTGCTTTATCTTGCCAAATGTAATAGTTGAATTCTTTTGATGTAGGATCTTCTATTGCTTTTTTAAATCATTCATGACTAGTTGAAGTGTGATTTAAAACAATATCCATGATTATTTCAATATTTAATTCCTTTGCTTTTTTAATAAGCGTTTTAAAATCCTTTAAAGTTCCAAACTTTTCTCAAACTTTATAATAATCTAAAACATCATAACCAGCATCAGCAAATTCAGTTTCATAAACAGGGCATAGTCATAATGCATCTACACCTAGTCAAGATAGATAATTTAGTTTTTTAATAATTCCTTTAATATCACCATTACCATCATTTGATGTGTCAAAAAATGACCTAGGAAAAATTTGATAAATAATTTTATCTTGTCACTTTAATAATTTCATTTTGATCCTTTCTGTGAATCGATTTCTTTAAAACTAGAGGCGATTCTTCTATTGCTATTATTTTTTTATTTTCACTCACAATTGAATCATTGTCTACAATAATATTTTTTAAATTTGCATTTTTCTTGATGATTACATTATCTAGAAGAATGCAATTTTCCACTTTTGCACCTTTTTCAATTTTTACATTATTTGAAATGATAGAATTAATCACTTCTCCATCAATTACACAATTTTGACCTAGAAGGGAATTGTTGATATTAGCAGTTTTTGAATAATAGGAAGGAGAATAATTATACTCATGAGTATAAAGAGGGGGTTTTAAAATTTCACTTAGATTTTTCTCATCTAATAATAATGAAATTTGACCTCTAAAATATTCTTCAATGGTTCAAAAATTGCCAACAAAATTTTTAATTTCATAACCTATAATTTCTCATTTTGAAACATAAAAATTTCTTATAAATTCTTGAATACTATTAATTTTATTATCA encodes the following:
- a CDS encoding maltose-binding protein, with the translated sequence MKKRNKIIFGTAGAISLITPLAVVACGTTTGTSQANERVKLSFEEPWRPVILKGLNSLSAEDRALVDLVPIPNEGSLQYLLETVILRPTDAADLFVAPADRYSQLVESNIVQDLGTIPTFTTNFGVVNGKNYSYTLNVESVIQIFNKNLIGNETGWLNYEDAIATNINDQKNFLTQYSDMWHASSVLLSTFKDAGATLSPAEYVDGSSAFIKQEGTTVTAPFLDQTNIATQIKSTVTKLWEYNNNLRKSTNTSYQNFANKAQGSDRNTIIRQGLASGDVASTIEGPWMINDLVGRILLANQTNKAAAVTMLQNIKTAILPKVANKNASHFLSGWSYSLNRAGLAKLGATNTAAIQKKLDLSKRILAAITSKDLATDWFLNTGRISATEGANVNLSADIINSIQLTDPTNPNGSKLNLSDWVSTTGFADSLSALYTSVISSVSDQSKNNVPLPTIAKFGRYWQFWDELGLSAATFSTADAFYNVFKQNINRSNNE
- a CDS encoding ABC transporter permease subunit, which encodes MTVILIQIWLGHSYIFLLISGVKKSISNDFYEAASIDGASKWKQFVKITAPIILVQILPLLIGQIVFNFNNFGVIFLFNGGGPAVGQSLAGSPGATDIIISLIFKLTTTAPNRIALASAFTLLVSVFIVVISSIVFIRSKSFKEKGA
- a CDS encoding sugar ABC transporter permease, translated to MLKQANVIKMQNLELNKMFSKLNPFKTSKVKSFRLDLSDNVIKNIKSELTIFKQKEKLNFKMMSEIKKLLNKSDTRNFLTIFTQEIFKNKKTKSNPRIINFLSAIKIASIVSLYPIQFRGLRKSLQLVSKDLENFAIYLANKYSDEFAKELKSLFFDLEKYAKISQTIIDKKIDKIRNLFWNKIQYLSKIISNEVFKITGKNQNDLEQAYLYLAQYQVLFNEISSYIKSEKNDSLAKNLSFDLISKEVASKYEKVGFYSEKIIDNYAEFQTHISETDDKISLSDLAPLKPSGVISLIFNYITIIIWAIIILFPIFQILILSFDGSGVNTLGDNENIGGGFSFIHYEKLFTQTDFGLWLGNSIIVAISTMIITVLFTTFLAYAFSRFRFKGKSSSLIIILVLQLVPSVASLTAFLVLFQLTQLPLLIFLIIIYSGGAITGNTFVIKGYMDSIPRDLDEAAKIDGSSNLKVFRSILVPLAKPIIAIVALWSFIGPFGDIILPILLSDGSLASVKQLTIAAGLRTLVISTSPGAPIFQYEYLAGAIITSIPITLLFVFAQRFIVGGLTSGAVK
- a CDS encoding sugar ABC transporter permease, which produces MEFIKNLNLKYADKNEYEAIALKADIKSSLNGNKIKKDIFKKTNKELVKKDYYSIKSSYTKSKLALIKLKENSKIEFDVLKRNFLKEKQILLDSKKSIFIKNSIKVLNEKLEQEKSLAYFSIDDKLKLSQTLDDLEQIYKQKREELNKYESKVDIDKKIYSLENDLKSQIQKNKTTLKSKLNYQKKKLKLERNIFLSKLVKYRIKNFWLKRKTYAELWKEKHCLISEARISQKNLLKKKIYLNAFFEPIIEEKISQNKVKKLRKISSRRSFLKKFKNEPFKEQKAKIEYIKAKLSVYQKMSDNSFNSKLKILEYSVKLEHEIKVLSILENYKSQIEYAKKELANTPKKSPEIVLQIQKQKIIAKNNYIKEIMRIKKDYSMGKFSKSSKKNSIISAKKQLKFERNSACLINQYLIASEKLKFLYIDKKRQIEKEYKIMNSTIDDAQKNIPTKMPKYQKWIAMLFSFLLPGLGQLLNRQYVKGAIILAISVFMWAFLIPLTFGWIGSSEGDGVFGLGILSPNVGGIILGDIFLDARFRLIEGIIAIMTLSVSLVIILTTMRDAYITGKWLSQGIRSKNSRHLRNYLANNGSPLIILTPAFVLIALIVILPLMATILLAFTDYGIRIGIPGITNPLNWVGFSNFDRIFTGDFGPSIAFVTSWTIIWTVSVSLGVIFIGTLLAIIVDNKRIKGKIIWSTIYVLPWAIPAFATILFFSIAFGNGTSGIYNQIFGTTIDFQGS